The Raoultibacter phocaeensis genome includes a window with the following:
- a CDS encoding sensor histidine kinase, with the protein MDKTIVLVGCVAVMLFIPFSASHVVGLLVALAISGFAEGPSVPQRVRGALLVAYVVIALFVHEFSLFVPLIAYDCMRSESYIMRFCWVVCPLVANDVLPVVVIVFVFVASGVACTLSYRTTQRARERVRFLALRDELHEASMALERKNRDLLEKQDNEVTLATLNERSRIAREIHDNVGHLLTRSVLQIEALQVVHAHETQVKGELEQVGATLHEALDTVRRSVHDLHDESLDLRTQLTSIAESDRTLEVELDYKAEEVPSAVGYCFIAIVRESLANAAKHSDAERVHVSVVEYPAFWRLTVHDNGSAPESDSASGAWLGGESGKRTGTGIGLQTMEDRARALGGVFRAEYERGFRIFVTIPKETA; encoded by the coding sequence TTGGACAAAACGATCGTACTGGTGGGCTGCGTGGCGGTGATGCTCTTCATACCGTTTTCCGCATCCCACGTTGTCGGACTGCTCGTTGCCCTTGCGATAAGCGGCTTCGCCGAAGGGCCTTCCGTGCCGCAGCGGGTGCGTGGTGCACTGCTTGTCGCCTACGTTGTTATCGCGCTGTTCGTCCACGAATTCTCCCTGTTCGTCCCCCTGATCGCGTACGACTGCATGCGATCGGAATCGTATATCATGAGGTTTTGCTGGGTTGTATGCCCGCTTGTGGCAAACGATGTGCTGCCCGTTGTCGTCATCGTATTCGTGTTCGTCGCATCGGGTGTGGCGTGCACCCTGTCGTATCGTACGACTCAGCGAGCGCGGGAGCGCGTACGTTTCCTCGCGCTGCGCGACGAATTGCACGAAGCCTCGATGGCGCTCGAACGCAAAAACCGCGACCTGTTGGAGAAGCAAGATAACGAAGTCACGCTGGCCACGCTCAACGAACGCAGCCGCATAGCGCGCGAAATCCACGACAACGTAGGGCACCTGCTCACCCGCTCGGTTTTGCAGATTGAAGCGCTTCAAGTCGTGCATGCGCACGAGACGCAGGTGAAAGGCGAGCTCGAACAGGTTGGCGCGACGCTGCACGAGGCCCTCGATACGGTACGGCGAAGCGTGCACGACCTCCACGACGAATCCCTCGATCTGCGAACCCAGCTCACCTCCATAGCGGAAAGCGACCGTACCCTCGAAGTCGAGCTCGACTACAAAGCCGAAGAGGTACCGTCTGCCGTGGGATACTGTTTCATCGCGATCGTGCGCGAATCGCTTGCGAACGCCGCCAAGCACTCCGATGCCGAGAGGGTGCATGTTTCGGTGGTCGAGTACCCGGCTTTTTGGCGACTGACCGTCCACGACAACGGCAGTGCGCCGGAGTCGGATTCTGCTTCGGGTGCTTGGCTGGGAGGGGAATCGGGTAAGCGCACGGGGACCGGGATCGGCCTGCAAACGATGGAAGATCGCGCCCGGGCGCTCGGCGGCGTGTTCCGCGCCGAATACGAGCGGGGATTCCGCATATTCGTTACGATACCGAAGGAGACCGCATGA
- a CDS encoding response regulator encodes MSTENAAIRVAIVDDDEFVRSSLATILSAERDIEVCATGSDGEEAARLFDEMAPDVLLMDIQMPGCDGLAGARRILGAHPEALIVFLTTFSDDEYIVEALRLGVRGYLIKQEVANIAPAIRSVAAGQSVLGGEIVGRVDSLMRDNHVESGAPGEADGGLSGWDAARAAGLSEREFEIVELIAQGFDNKEIAARAFMSEGTVRNHVSAILQKLALKNRTQLAVYYYRKLKGEPLA; translated from the coding sequence ATGAGTACCGAGAACGCGGCGATACGTGTTGCCATCGTGGACGACGACGAATTCGTGCGCTCGTCGCTTGCTACGATCCTATCGGCTGAGCGCGATATCGAGGTGTGCGCCACCGGATCAGACGGTGAGGAAGCCGCGCGCCTGTTCGATGAGATGGCTCCCGACGTGCTGCTTATGGATATCCAGATGCCCGGATGCGATGGACTCGCCGGCGCACGGCGCATTCTCGGCGCGCATCCCGAGGCGCTTATCGTGTTCCTGACAACGTTTTCCGATGACGAGTACATCGTGGAGGCGCTGCGCTTGGGGGTGCGGGGGTATCTCATCAAGCAGGAGGTCGCCAACATCGCTCCCGCAATACGTTCGGTTGCGGCGGGGCAGAGCGTGCTCGGCGGGGAGATCGTTGGCAGGGTGGATTCTCTCATGCGCGACAACCATGTCGAAAGCGGCGCACCTGGTGAAGCAGACGGTGGGCTTTCAGGTTGGGACGCCGCGCGGGCAGCGGGCCTTTCAGAGCGGGAATTCGAGATTGTCGAGCTCATCGCTCAGGGCTTCGACAATAAAGAAATCGCCGCGCGCGCGTTCATGAGCGAAGGAACGGTGCGCAACCACGTAAGCGCCATACTTCAGAAACTCGCATTGAAGAACCGCACGCAGCTCGCCGTGTACTACTATCGGAAGCTGAAAGGCGAACCGCTCGCGTAG
- the recJ gene encoding single-stranded-DNA-specific exonuclease RecJ, translating to MSAQFNILAADPAAVARLQQDLGLPHFVAATLVARGIGDPEAAREFLSPSLERDWLDPYLIPGLSDVADALEACIKERKHIVVFGDFDLDGISATATLTRGLRDLEAHVTPFIPLRFEEGYGLSAGAFERIQKLEPDFIVTVDCGIASKAEAEIVKAAGVGLAITDHHEPADLVPEGVPVADPKCETDCPSSILAGVGVALKLVQVLGGRLGKPHLWREYTDLATLGTVADLMPMRSENRALVADGLARMNKEPRPCIAALLATAGVTDKELTATNMSFSIIPRLNAAGRMGDAQAALDLLLFDDFEEASRKAEELETINDTRRTIEAELSEIAKVQAAELYHGQRALVVSGDGWHEGVKGIVASRLVNTYGVPALLFTVDGDEARGSGRSVGQVNLFKAVEGLGDLLTRFGGHEAAVGVTLPADKLPEFTERLCASLDELPPDSFHPRIEIDACVDLSELTLENVEALERLAPFGQENPVPRFLARDVTLTGCRAVGSEKNHFSCQLSDGKQSVSGIMFHCSDLESLMHCDSVVNAAFEVQIDEWRGRRSVKAMLKSIAPAKACAGLEACLNPENVSFVGDLYATSDAEICSDCRESAEAIEAYEAAREKNRAAWKERAAHDPASLKKAVVEALIGEGQLHASQQEVLDALADGASTLAVMATGRGKSLTFQVHAACEALLHNAASLFVYPLRALIADQAFHLSEALEPFGIASAVLTGENTPEERRQTFQALADGTCDIVLTTPEFLAYHADEFAAARRIGFVVVDEAHHIGLAKAGQRVAYAQMGALIAKLGDPVVLALTATASADVADAITSTLGIERTVLDATRRTNLDVDDQRNLKNRESYLANIIAGGEKTVIYVNSREQSVALARVLRKLAPHMAPLIGFYNAGLSRSDRKRIEELFRTDALAVLVATSAFGEGVNIPNIRHVVLYHMPFNEIEFNQMSGRAGRDGAAAAIHLLFGRGDASINEQILRDMTPDHDCLAQVYRELRRMQKESSEAYFTASNAELATIASENQHMPVSAASAACGVAVFRELGLIETHTAFVSGESMRSIRVRNTDSKVELTDSVRYREGLGEREIFHSFREWAIKSPTEKLHRRVSGPILPDNAC from the coding sequence ATGTCAGCCCAGTTCAACATTCTGGCGGCAGACCCTGCCGCCGTTGCTCGCTTGCAGCAAGATCTCGGCTTGCCGCATTTCGTGGCAGCCACTCTTGTTGCGCGCGGTATCGGGGATCCCGAAGCCGCTCGGGAGTTCCTTTCGCCTTCGCTTGAGCGCGATTGGCTCGACCCGTATCTCATCCCCGGCTTATCTGACGTCGCCGACGCGCTCGAAGCGTGCATCAAAGAGCGCAAGCACATCGTCGTGTTCGGCGATTTCGACCTCGACGGTATCTCGGCAACCGCTACGCTCACCCGCGGTTTGCGCGATCTCGAAGCGCACGTGACGCCGTTCATCCCGCTGAGGTTCGAAGAAGGTTACGGGCTTTCGGCCGGTGCGTTCGAGCGCATCCAAAAGCTTGAACCCGATTTCATCGTCACGGTCGATTGCGGCATCGCCTCGAAGGCCGAAGCCGAGATCGTCAAAGCGGCCGGCGTCGGCCTTGCCATCACCGATCATCATGAACCGGCCGATCTCGTGCCCGAGGGCGTGCCGGTGGCCGATCCCAAATGCGAGACGGATTGCCCGAGTTCCATCTTGGCGGGCGTGGGCGTTGCGCTTAAACTCGTGCAGGTGCTCGGCGGCCGCCTCGGCAAGCCGCACCTGTGGCGCGAATACACCGATCTCGCTACGCTCGGCACGGTTGCCGACCTCATGCCCATGCGCTCCGAAAACCGTGCGCTCGTGGCCGATGGGCTTGCGCGCATGAACAAAGAACCCCGGCCGTGCATCGCCGCGCTTCTGGCAACGGCGGGCGTGACCGACAAAGAGCTCACCGCCACCAATATGAGCTTCTCCATCATTCCGAGGCTGAATGCGGCAGGCCGAATGGGCGATGCCCAGGCCGCGCTCGACCTTCTGCTTTTCGACGATTTCGAAGAGGCGAGCAGGAAAGCCGAAGAACTCGAAACCATCAACGATACGAGGCGCACCATCGAAGCGGAGCTCTCCGAAATAGCGAAGGTGCAGGCCGCCGAGCTCTACCACGGCCAACGCGCGCTTGTTGTCTCGGGCGACGGGTGGCACGAAGGCGTGAAGGGCATTGTTGCGAGCAGGCTCGTGAACACCTACGGTGTGCCGGCTTTGCTGTTTACCGTCGACGGCGACGAAGCGCGCGGATCGGGGCGCAGCGTCGGGCAGGTGAATCTGTTCAAAGCCGTTGAGGGCCTCGGCGATCTGCTGACGCGTTTCGGGGGACACGAAGCGGCCGTGGGCGTCACGCTTCCGGCCGACAAGCTCCCCGAATTCACCGAGCGCTTGTGCGCCTCGCTCGACGAGCTTCCGCCCGACAGCTTCCACCCGCGCATCGAGATCGATGCGTGCGTTGACCTTTCGGAACTCACGCTCGAAAACGTCGAAGCGCTTGAGCGGCTTGCGCCTTTCGGGCAGGAAAACCCGGTACCGCGGTTTCTCGCGCGCGACGTTACGCTTACCGGATGCCGTGCGGTCGGCTCTGAGAAGAACCACTTCTCCTGCCAGCTTTCGGATGGCAAGCAATCGGTGTCGGGCATCATGTTCCATTGCTCCGATCTTGAAAGCCTCATGCATTGCGACAGCGTGGTCAACGCGGCGTTCGAGGTACAGATCGACGAATGGCGCGGAAGGCGCTCGGTCAAGGCCATGCTCAAATCCATCGCGCCCGCCAAAGCCTGCGCAGGCCTCGAAGCGTGCCTCAATCCCGAAAACGTAAGCTTTGTGGGCGATCTGTACGCCACGAGCGATGCCGAAATATGCTCCGATTGTCGGGAAAGCGCCGAAGCCATCGAGGCGTACGAGGCGGCTCGCGAGAAAAACCGCGCGGCCTGGAAAGAGCGGGCCGCGCACGATCCCGCATCGCTCAAGAAGGCCGTCGTCGAGGCTCTCATCGGCGAAGGGCAGTTGCACGCGTCGCAGCAGGAGGTGCTCGATGCGCTTGCCGACGGCGCGTCGACGCTTGCCGTCATGGCAACCGGGCGCGGAAAGTCGCTCACCTTCCAGGTGCATGCCGCTTGCGAGGCGCTGCTGCACAACGCGGCGAGCCTATTCGTGTACCCACTGCGCGCCCTGATTGCCGACCAGGCGTTCCACTTGAGCGAGGCACTCGAGCCGTTCGGCATCGCTTCGGCGGTCCTCACCGGTGAAAATACGCCGGAGGAACGGCGTCAGACGTTTCAGGCGCTCGCCGACGGCACCTGCGATATCGTGCTTACGACCCCGGAATTTCTTGCCTACCATGCCGACGAGTTCGCCGCAGCGCGCCGCATCGGGTTCGTCGTGGTGGACGAGGCCCATCACATCGGGCTTGCCAAGGCGGGCCAACGCGTCGCCTACGCCCAGATGGGAGCGCTTATCGCCAAGCTCGGCGATCCGGTGGTGCTCGCGCTGACCGCAACGGCGAGCGCTGATGTGGCCGATGCGATCACCTCGACGCTCGGCATCGAACGTACCGTGCTCGATGCCACCCGGCGCACTAACCTCGATGTCGACGACCAGCGCAACCTCAAGAACCGCGAAAGCTATCTTGCGAACATCATCGCAGGTGGCGAGAAGACGGTCATCTACGTGAACTCGCGCGAGCAGTCGGTCGCGCTCGCCCGCGTGCTGCGCAAGCTCGCACCCCATATGGCGCCGCTTATCGGGTTCTACAACGCAGGGCTTTCGCGCTCCGACCGCAAACGTATCGAAGAGCTGTTCAGGACTGATGCTCTTGCGGTGCTGGTGGCCACCTCCGCGTTCGGCGAAGGCGTGAACATACCCAATATCCGCCATGTCGTGCTCTACCATATGCCGTTTAACGAAATCGAGTTCAACCAGATGAGCGGTCGTGCGGGACGCGATGGCGCAGCTGCGGCCATCCATCTGTTGTTCGGACGCGGCGATGCATCCATCAACGAGCAGATACTGCGCGATATGACTCCCGACCACGATTGCCTCGCCCAGGTGTACCGGGAACTGAGGCGCATGCAGAAGGAGAGCAGCGAAGCGTACTTCACCGCAAGCAACGCCGAGCTTGCAACGATTGCAAGCGAAAACCAGCATATGCCGGTAAGCGCTGCGTCCGCCGCGTGCGGAGTGGCGGTGTTTCGGGAACTCGGGCTCATCGAAACGCATACCGCCTTCGTTTCGGGGGAATCGATGCGCTCGATTCGCGTGCGCAACACCGACAGCAAAGTCGAACTCACCGACAGCGTACGCTATCGAGAAGGGCTCGGTGAGCGCGAGATATTCCATTCGTTTCGCGAATGGGCTATAAAGAGCCCGACGGAAAAACTGCACAGACGCGTCTCGGGACCGATTCTGCCCGACAACGCGTGCTGA
- a CDS encoding winged helix-turn-helix domain-containing protein, producing MADLSVLKPGIRLSIENPASESGSVFGRGIANLCLGVRETGSLNAAAKGMGMAYSKAWRIIKETEAALGVQLLDRDGAHGSTLTEAGDKILDAYIELDSRMNDMAEKALQELL from the coding sequence ATGGCAGATCTGAGCGTTCTTAAGCCCGGCATTCGCCTGAGCATCGAAAACCCCGCTTCCGAGAGCGGTTCGGTGTTCGGTCGCGGCATCGCGAATCTGTGTTTGGGGGTTCGTGAAACCGGCTCGCTCAACGCGGCAGCCAAAGGCATGGGCATGGCGTACAGCAAAGCATGGCGCATCATCAAGGAAACGGAAGCTGCGCTTGGAGTGCAGCTGCTCGACCGCGACGGCGCTCACGGAAGCACTCTCACCGAAGCGGGCGACAAGATCCTCGATGCTTACATCGAGCTCGACTCCCGCATGAACGACATGGCCGAGAAAGCCTTGCAGGAGCTGCTGTAA
- the thrC gene encoding threonine synthase produces MTQNRYIDTRGLCESPVPFTEAVVNGLADGGGLYVPEHLPHFTLDEILELADLSYAERAARIYRAFDIDLPADSIQALMGEAYGENFDDEDICPITSLDANTHVLELWHGPTSAFKDMALQCLPRFFSASAEALREQGAIDHDFLILVATSGDTGKAALEGFKDQDGVRIGVMYPHGGVSDIQYKQMATQAGQNVHVWAVRGNFDDCQSAAKAVFGDAAFNDELMATRKIALSSANSINWGRLLPQVVYYVSSYAVLAGSGKIEPGEHIDVCVPTGNFGNILAAWYAKQIGTPIDMLLCASNENRVLADFINTGTYDISEREFVLTPSPSMDILVSSNLERQLFELAGRDGTAIRTWMEDLREKRSFRIDENTFSKLRADFSADSIDSAACFAAIKEVFEHHNYLLDPHTAVAYQAAQGLRGENPVLIASTAHWAKFGENVYRALNDIEPGGALPADIAALSGCELNDLIATETGLDYIPANLANLDETEIRFTDIIDSAPADVEQAVEEFLDQR; encoded by the coding sequence ATGACCCAGAATCGCTACATCGACACGCGCGGGCTCTGCGAGTCCCCCGTTCCCTTCACTGAAGCCGTCGTCAACGGACTGGCCGACGGAGGCGGGCTCTACGTGCCCGAGCACCTGCCGCATTTCACGCTTGATGAGATTCTCGAGCTTGCCGATCTTTCCTATGCTGAGCGCGCAGCGCGCATCTACCGGGCCTTCGATATCGACCTTCCCGCCGATTCGATACAGGCGCTCATGGGCGAAGCGTATGGCGAAAACTTCGACGACGAGGACATCTGCCCCATCACCTCGCTCGATGCGAACACGCACGTACTCGAGCTGTGGCACGGTCCCACAAGCGCGTTCAAAGACATGGCGCTCCAATGCTTGCCCCGCTTCTTCTCCGCAAGCGCCGAAGCGCTTCGGGAGCAGGGTGCGATCGACCACGATTTCCTCATTCTCGTAGCCACGTCCGGCGATACGGGCAAAGCGGCGCTCGAAGGGTTCAAAGACCAAGACGGCGTGCGCATCGGAGTCATGTACCCGCATGGCGGCGTAAGCGACATCCAATACAAGCAGATGGCCACCCAGGCGGGCCAAAACGTGCACGTGTGGGCCGTACGCGGCAATTTCGACGATTGCCAGAGCGCCGCGAAAGCCGTCTTCGGCGATGCGGCGTTCAACGACGAGCTCATGGCTACGCGCAAGATCGCTCTTTCGAGCGCAAACTCGATCAACTGGGGAAGGCTCTTGCCGCAGGTGGTTTACTATGTGTCGAGCTACGCCGTACTCGCAGGTTCAGGCAAGATCGAGCCCGGCGAGCACATCGATGTGTGCGTGCCCACCGGCAACTTCGGCAACATCCTCGCCGCGTGGTACGCCAAGCAGATCGGCACGCCGATCGACATGCTCTTGTGCGCAAGCAACGAGAACCGCGTGCTCGCCGACTTCATAAACACCGGAACCTACGACATCTCCGAACGTGAATTCGTGCTCACACCCTCGCCTTCGATGGACATTCTCGTGTCGTCGAACCTCGAACGGCAGCTGTTCGAACTTGCAGGGCGCGACGGCACGGCTATCCGCACCTGGATGGAAGACCTGCGCGAAAAGCGCTCCTTCCGCATCGATGAGAACACGTTTTCGAAGCTGCGCGCCGATTTTTCGGCCGATTCCATCGACAGCGCCGCCTGTTTCGCGGCAATCAAAGAGGTGTTCGAGCATCACAACTACCTGCTCGACCCCCATACGGCGGTTGCATACCAAGCCGCCCAGGGTTTGCGCGGCGAAAACCCCGTGCTCATCGCAAGCACCGCCCATTGGGCGAAATTCGGCGAGAACGTGTACCGGGCCCTTAACGACATCGAACCGGGCGGAGCGCTTCCCGCCGACATCGCGGCGCTTTCCGGATGCGAACTCAACGATTTGATTGCAACCGAGACAGGGTTGGACTACATTCCGGCAAACCTCGCGAATCTCGACGAGACGGAAATCAGGTTTACGGATATAATCGACAGTGCACCTGCAGACGTCGAGCAGGCTGTAGAAGAGTTTCTGGACCAGCGGTAG
- a CDS encoding helix-turn-helix domain-containing protein, with protein sequence MSFADNLVYLRQHYGVTQEALAEQLGVSRQTVSKWEANINFPETDKLLMLCDLYHTNLDDLMRGSVQIANVHDTELYDAHMNRHSLAVAAIPSLVLIGVGLLIMFDASGFPSNLSTVVLFMFIIAASIIGIVTGLGHTEFKRKHAGIDPHYPADVLDRFGRRFTAMIAIGVGIILLDVIALIGFSPENVDIVDLGFITFHFDLFMGPFLFVMAVAVGVLVYAGMQKEKYDRSEITYIAKDGTVKPNDPRTKTATELKRDHILGCICGAIMILAVVVFLVWGFLPSVGDFASGGFDKFELKEYIRGGYGGFAVSWIAFPVGGLLCAVVCVIGSALFKSNEELIAEARKENPWVKIEDDASVSDAPDPSHRNAH encoded by the coding sequence ATGAGCTTTGCCGACAACCTTGTCTACCTCCGCCAGCATTACGGCGTTACGCAAGAGGCCCTCGCCGAACAGCTCGGCGTTTCCCGACAGACCGTTTCGAAGTGGGAAGCTAACATTAACTTCCCCGAAACCGATAAGCTGCTTATGCTGTGCGATCTCTACCACACGAACCTCGACGACCTCATGCGCGGAAGCGTGCAGATCGCCAACGTGCACGACACCGAGCTCTACGACGCGCATATGAACCGCCACAGCCTTGCAGTGGCAGCCATCCCCTCGCTCGTTTTAATCGGTGTCGGATTGCTTATCATGTTCGACGCAAGCGGGTTTCCGTCGAACCTCTCGACGGTTGTCCTGTTCATGTTCATCATAGCTGCCTCCATAATCGGCATCGTCACGGGACTCGGACACACGGAGTTCAAGCGCAAGCACGCCGGCATCGATCCGCACTACCCGGCAGACGTGCTCGATCGATTCGGCAGGCGCTTTACCGCTATGATCGCCATCGGCGTCGGCATCATCCTGCTCGACGTTATCGCGCTCATCGGTTTCTCGCCCGAAAACGTCGATATCGTCGATTTGGGCTTTATAACGTTTCACTTCGATCTGTTCATGGGGCCATTTCTCTTCGTCATGGCTGTTGCCGTAGGCGTGCTCGTGTACGCCGGCATGCAGAAAGAAAAGTACGATCGTTCCGAAATCACCTATATAGCGAAGGACGGCACCGTCAAGCCGAACGATCCTCGCACCAAAACGGCAACGGAGCTCAAGCGCGACCACATCCTGGGATGCATCTGCGGCGCCATCATGATACTTGCCGTAGTCGTGTTCCTCGTCTGGGGCTTCTTGCCGAGTGTCGGAGATTTCGCCTCGGGCGGCTTCGATAAGTTCGAGCTCAAAGAATACATCAGAGGCGGCTACGGCGGCTTCGCGGTAAGCTGGATCGCGTTTCCGGTCGGGGGTCTGCTGTGCGCCGTCGTATGCGTCATCGGAAGCGCGCTCTTCAAATCGAACGAAGAGCTGATCGCCGAAGCACGCAAGGAAAACCCGTGGGTGAAGATCGAAGACGACGCTTCGGTCTCGGATGCACCTGATCCTTCCCACCGAAACGCTCACTAG